The following are from one region of the Leisingera daeponensis DSM 23529 genome:
- a CDS encoding formate/nitrite transporter family protein — protein MTEPAAFNAYKPAEIAALVETAGVAKARLPLPQMFVLAMLAGAFIGFGAAAYTTAMTGADASSGPVRVLGGAVFSLGLILVVVGGAELFTGNVLMVIAAVDRKIRLRRLWRSWAIVYAGNLAGAAGLAAAFAFTGLLDGPAGATAARIAEAKSALSPAEAFMRGALCNGLVCLAVWLSFAARTAAGKILAVLWPITAFVLLGLEHSVANMFFFPQGWAAGAGVSLHAAAANLFWVTLGNIAGGAGGVAFAYWFAYLGRTAPAAGQAQRKR, from the coding sequence ATGACGGAACCCGCCGCGTTCAATGCCTATAAACCCGCTGAAATCGCCGCGCTGGTGGAAACCGCAGGCGTCGCCAAGGCGCGGTTGCCGCTGCCGCAGATGTTTGTGCTGGCGATGCTGGCGGGCGCCTTCATCGGCTTCGGCGCCGCCGCCTATACCACCGCGATGACCGGCGCGGACGCCTCGTCAGGACCGGTGCGGGTGCTGGGCGGGGCGGTGTTCTCGCTGGGCCTCATTCTGGTGGTGGTGGGCGGCGCCGAGCTGTTCACCGGCAACGTGCTGATGGTGATCGCCGCGGTGGACCGCAAGATCCGGCTCAGGCGGCTGTGGCGCAGCTGGGCCATCGTCTATGCCGGCAACCTTGCAGGTGCCGCAGGCCTCGCCGCCGCCTTTGCCTTCACCGGCCTGCTGGACGGCCCGGCAGGCGCCACCGCCGCCCGCATCGCCGAGGCGAAATCCGCCCTCTCCCCGGCGGAGGCCTTCATGCGCGGCGCCCTGTGCAACGGGCTGGTGTGTCTGGCGGTCTGGCTTTCCTTCGCCGCCCGCACGGCGGCGGGCAAGATCCTGGCGGTGCTCTGGCCGATCACCGCCTTTGTGCTCCTGGGGCTGGAGCATTCGGTGGCCAACATGTTCTTCTTCCCGCAGGGCTGGGCCGCTGGCGCCGGTGTTTCCCTGCACGCCGCTGCGGCCAATCTGTTCTGGGTCACGCTGGGCAATATCGCGGGCGGCGCCGGCGGGGTCGCCTTCGCCTATTGGTTCGCCTACCTGGGCCGCACCGCCCCGGCGGCCGGCCAGGCGCAGCGCAAGCGGTGA
- a CDS encoding NAD(P)H-dependent oxidoreductase, with product MTRILIIQGHPDNSQAHFCHALAQSYAKGARDAGHEVEVIEVAASGVTCLRSRAEWQEEVLPDYVARGQQAVTAADHLVFVYPLWLGTMPALLKAWLEQVFREQFAFTVGAKGWHPKLKGKSARIIVTMGMPSAFYRWFYFAHSLRSFERNILKFCGIRPVRWTVCGLVDDKRAERRVAYLAEAASDGAAAR from the coding sequence ATGACGCGGATACTGATCATTCAGGGCCACCCGGACAACAGCCAGGCGCATTTCTGCCACGCGCTGGCGCAGAGCTATGCCAAGGGCGCCAGGGACGCGGGACATGAGGTGGAGGTCATCGAGGTGGCCGCCAGCGGCGTCACCTGCCTGCGCAGCCGCGCCGAATGGCAAGAGGAAGTGCTGCCGGACTATGTTGCCCGCGGCCAGCAGGCGGTCACGGCAGCGGATCATCTGGTGTTTGTCTACCCGCTGTGGCTGGGCACCATGCCCGCGCTGCTGAAGGCCTGGCTGGAACAGGTGTTCCGCGAGCAGTTCGCCTTTACCGTCGGCGCTAAGGGCTGGCACCCCAAGCTGAAGGGGAAGAGCGCGCGGATCATCGTCACCATGGGGATGCCGTCCGCCTTCTACCGCTGGTTCTACTTTGCCCATTCGCTGCGCAGTTTCGAACGCAACATCCTGAAGTTCTGCGGCATCAGGCCGGTCCGCTGGACGGTTTGCGGCCTGGTCGACGACAAGCGGGCGGAACGGCGGGTGGCCTATCTGGCGGAGGCCGCAAGCGACGGGGCCGCGGCCCGCTGA
- a CDS encoding site-2 protease family protein, translating to MFSNAVRIARLQGFDIKVDPSWLLIAALITWSLATQFFPMSYPGAGQAVYLMLAVLAMLGFFASLILHEMSHSVVARRFGVEIKGITLFIFGGVAELGSEPKTAVSEFWIAIAGPLMSFALAFGFWLLAQIGWALAPGGALNPVLGYLALINLVLAVFNLVPAFPLDGGRILRAWLWSRSRDLLAATRTATRISSYFAYALILYGLLGLFSGNPVAALWQVLIGLFVLSAAKGTYAHQLQTAAFKGKTVADLMTRDPVTVGPDISLQALAHQVLLPERKSFVPVVQQGVLLGCTDTQDLARVPQERWAQTPVEEVYQPPDGSNSVAPQMQADALMRKIAETGRRKFLVTDKGRLLGVITLTDLTGYIALLQEVRRMGGKGESI from the coding sequence ATGTTCTCAAACGCAGTCAGGATCGCGCGTTTGCAGGGGTTCGACATCAAGGTCGACCCAAGCTGGCTGCTGATCGCGGCGCTGATCACCTGGAGCCTGGCCACCCAGTTCTTTCCGATGTCCTATCCCGGGGCGGGGCAGGCGGTTTACCTGATGCTGGCGGTTCTGGCGATGCTGGGGTTCTTTGCCTCGCTGATCCTGCACGAGATGTCGCATTCGGTGGTGGCGCGGCGGTTCGGGGTGGAGATCAAGGGGATCACCCTGTTCATCTTCGGCGGCGTGGCAGAGCTGGGCTCGGAACCCAAGACCGCCGTCAGCGAATTCTGGATTGCCATCGCCGGGCCGCTGATGAGCTTTGCGCTGGCCTTCGGCTTCTGGCTGCTGGCGCAGATCGGCTGGGCACTGGCGCCGGGCGGGGCGCTGAATCCGGTGCTGGGCTATCTGGCGCTGATCAATCTGGTGCTGGCGGTGTTCAACCTGGTGCCGGCCTTTCCGCTGGACGGCGGCCGCATCCTGCGGGCCTGGCTGTGGAGCCGCAGCCGCGACTTGCTGGCGGCGACCCGGACCGCCACCCGGATCAGCAGCTATTTTGCCTATGCGCTCATTCTCTACGGGCTGCTGGGGCTGTTCTCCGGCAATCCGGTGGCGGCGCTGTGGCAGGTGCTGATCGGGCTTTTTGTGCTGTCGGCGGCCAAGGGCACCTATGCCCATCAGCTTCAAACCGCCGCCTTCAAGGGCAAGACGGTGGCCGATCTGATGACCCGCGATCCGGTGACCGTGGGTCCGGACATCAGCCTGCAGGCGCTGGCGCATCAGGTGCTGCTGCCCGAGCGCAAAAGCTTTGTGCCGGTGGTGCAGCAGGGGGTGCTGCTGGGCTGCACCGACACCCAGGACCTGGCGCGTGTGCCGCAGGAGCGGTGGGCGCAGACCCCGGTGGAGGAAGTCTATCAGCCGCCCGACGGCAGCAACTCGGTCGCGCCTCAGATGCAGGCCGATGCGCTGATGCGGAAAATTGCGGAGACCGGGCGGCGCAAGTTTCTGGTCACGGACAAGGGCCGCCTGCTGGGGGTGATCACCCTGACGGATCTGACCGGATATATAGCCCTGCTGCAGGAGGTGCGGCGGATGGGCGGCAAGGGGGAGAGCATATGA
- a CDS encoding VIT1/CCC1 transporter family protein: MKAEHGHSREEIARRLQGSRKEGRLRDAVYGGIDGAVTTFAIAAGVEGAGFSSSVIIALGIANVLADGFSMAAANYLGTKADLDDRRRLYRVEQSHIRDYPDGEREELRQILQELGLSGGVLEGAVNAVAARPEKWISLMLASEYGLGPAEPNPVAAALTTFLAFMLAGIVPLLPFILGLPDPFLLASAATGLVFFAIGASKSIWSLSPWWISGLETLLIGSCAAALAYGAGSLFRG; encoded by the coding sequence ATGAAAGCGGAACACGGGCACAGCAGGGAAGAGATCGCACGCCGCCTGCAAGGCAGCAGGAAGGAGGGGCGGCTGCGCGATGCGGTTTATGGCGGCATCGACGGCGCGGTGACGACCTTTGCCATTGCGGCGGGGGTCGAGGGGGCGGGGTTTTCCTCCTCCGTGATCATCGCGCTGGGGATTGCCAATGTGCTGGCGGACGGCTTTTCGATGGCTGCCGCCAATTACCTGGGAACCAAGGCGGATCTGGATGACCGGCGGCGGCTCTACCGGGTGGAGCAGAGCCATATCCGCGACTATCCCGACGGCGAGCGCGAGGAGCTGCGCCAGATCCTGCAGGAGCTGGGCCTGAGCGGCGGGGTGCTGGAGGGCGCGGTGAACGCGGTGGCGGCCAGGCCCGAGAAGTGGATTTCGCTGATGCTGGCCAGCGAATACGGGCTGGGGCCTGCGGAACCGAACCCGGTGGCGGCGGCGCTGACCACGTTTCTGGCCTTCATGCTGGCCGGGATCGTGCCGCTGCTGCCGTTCATTCTGGGGCTGCCGGACCCGTTCCTGCTGGCCTCGGCGGCGACCGGGCTGGTGTTCTTTGCCATCGGCGCCAGCAAAAGCATCTGGTCGCTGTCGCCGTGGTGGATTTCGGGGCTGGAAACGCTGCTGATCGGCTCCTGCGCGGCGGCGCTGGCCTATGGGGCGGGCAGCCTGTTCCGGGGTTGA
- a CDS encoding efflux RND transporter periplasmic adaptor subunit, giving the protein MFANLRSLLLYVTGGGVLAALLYVALREEPAAVDLHEVTRGRMEITIDADGETRVRDLFEVAAPIAGTARRSPVRAGDRVTAGETLVAIVEPARPHLLDARTRAQAQATLQEAQAALHVARADLQKAIEDRILAQSQFDRVKALAERNVASLTRLEDATQRLAVAAAGEEAASARVDMSQSTLARAQAALILPEAGAEVPDSCCIRITAPADGVVLSVVTISERPVLPGDLLVTIGDPQDLELVADLLSSDAVRLAPGARASIERWGGATPLEAVLNRIEPVARTKVSALGIEEQRVDVFFDLVTPKEQRTSLGEGFSVFARIIEWEAEDVLRIPVSALFRDGGGWAAFVAADGRAAVRPLTLGRRNGQMAQVLEGLEPGERVVLHPGEAVADGVLITER; this is encoded by the coding sequence ATGTTTGCGAACCTTCGCAGCCTGCTATTGTACGTGACCGGCGGCGGTGTGCTGGCGGCGCTGCTCTATGTGGCGCTGCGGGAGGAGCCGGCTGCGGTGGACCTGCATGAGGTGACGCGCGGCCGGATGGAGATCACCATTGACGCCGACGGCGAAACCCGGGTCCGCGACCTGTTCGAGGTGGCGGCGCCGATTGCGGGCACCGCGCGGCGGTCGCCGGTGCGGGCGGGGGACCGGGTGACGGCGGGCGAAACCCTGGTCGCCATTGTCGAGCCTGCCCGGCCACATCTGCTGGATGCGCGCACCCGGGCGCAGGCGCAGGCAACGCTGCAGGAGGCGCAGGCGGCGCTGCATGTGGCGCGCGCCGATCTGCAGAAGGCCATCGAGGACCGCATCCTGGCGCAAAGCCAGTTTGACCGGGTGAAGGCGCTGGCGGAGCGCAATGTCGCCTCGCTGACGCGGCTGGAGGACGCCACCCAGCGGCTGGCGGTGGCCGCCGCCGGGGAGGAGGCGGCCAGCGCCCGGGTGGACATGTCGCAAAGCACCCTGGCGCGGGCGCAGGCGGCGCTGATCCTGCCGGAAGCGGGGGCGGAGGTGCCGGACAGCTGCTGCATCCGCATCACCGCGCCGGCGGACGGCGTGGTGCTGTCGGTGGTCACCATCAGCGAACGCCCGGTGCTGCCGGGGGATCTTCTGGTCACCATCGGCGATCCGCAGGATCTGGAGCTGGTGGCCGATCTCTTGTCCTCGGACGCGGTGCGGCTGGCGCCGGGCGCCCGCGCCAGCATCGAGCGCTGGGGCGGCGCAACGCCGCTGGAGGCGGTGCTGAACCGGATCGAGCCGGTGGCGCGCACCAAGGTCTCGGCCCTGGGGATCGAGGAGCAGCGGGTGGATGTGTTCTTTGACCTGGTGACGCCAAAGGAGCAGCGCACCAGCCTGGGCGAGGGGTTTTCGGTCTTTGCCCGCATCATCGAGTGGGAGGCGGAGGACGTGCTGCGGATCCCTGTCAGCGCGCTGTTCCGGGACGGCGGCGGCTGGGCGGCCTTTGTGGCGGCGGACGGGCGCGCCGCGGTGCGCCCGCTGACGCTGGGGCGGCGCAACGGCCAGATGGCGCAAGTGCTGGAGGGGCTGGAGCCGGGCGAGCGGGTGGTCCTGCACCCCGGCGAGGCGGTCGCGGACGGGGTTCTGATCACCGAGCGCTGA
- a CDS encoding ABC transporter permease, with protein MQALDRKLLRDFKRLWVQALAIAMVLACGVAILLTAVGMYQALQGTQEAYYGRNRFADVFATARRAPVSLLPEIAAVEGVLALEARVSGYANLDMPGRAKGAVGRILSLPESGPPQLNLPVLRSGHWPQLPGEVAVNAPFALANGLGPGDHFLANLNGQQRRLTVTGTALSPEFIYTLGPGALMPDNLSFGIIWMRREEAEAAYDMAGAFNDLTLKTARGVQEEEVIARLDQLLEPYGGQGAVGRAQHGSHAIVDAEISQMKGTAMVLPPIFFGISAFLVSMVMSRIVALERSEIGLLKAVGYSDAEVCLHYLMLAALVALAGIAIGWAAGTWLAQLMAHQYARFFDFPFLIYRVSAWAYALSALAALLTTTAGAARAALRAARLAPAVAMQPPAPPRFKHSVADRVMRELRLSQPAIMILRSLLRWPLRSAMTGLGLALAVASVVASSFFADALDEIIDTAFYQSNRQDAVVMFTEDQPESVLEEIRALPGVLQAEGQQYAAAILRHGARMKRVTIEARVPDPDLSRVVASDGSVANAGPGGILLSERLAAQLGAVPGTLVEVQFTSGRRETRQLPVTGTVKQYFGLGAYMDHASLNALFRQAPQYSAASIAIDPNRQDALFTRLKALPAVAGVPVMTDMRRSFREVIAQQVTVMNTLYITIAVLITIGVAYNGARIQLSERARELASLRILGFSRREVSFILAGEMMLLALLAQPPGLLIGAAIARLAVENFSSDVYTIPLVLEPAAFASASLIVLAAALCSVLIVRRRLDRMDLVAVMKTRE; from the coding sequence ATGCAGGCACTGGACCGGAAGCTGCTGCGGGATTTCAAACGGCTCTGGGTGCAGGCGCTGGCGATTGCCATGGTGCTGGCCTGCGGGGTGGCCATTTTGCTGACGGCGGTGGGCATGTACCAGGCGCTGCAGGGCACGCAGGAGGCCTATTACGGGCGCAACCGCTTTGCCGATGTCTTTGCCACGGCGCGCCGCGCGCCGGTCAGCCTGCTGCCGGAGATTGCCGCGGTGGAGGGGGTTCTGGCGCTGGAGGCGCGGGTCAGCGGCTATGCCAACCTCGACATGCCGGGGCGGGCCAAGGGCGCGGTGGGGCGCATCCTGTCGCTGCCCGAAAGCGGCCCGCCGCAGCTGAACCTGCCGGTGCTGCGCAGCGGCCACTGGCCGCAGCTGCCGGGGGAGGTTGCGGTGAACGCGCCCTTTGCGCTGGCCAACGGGCTGGGGCCGGGGGATCACTTTCTGGCCAACCTGAACGGCCAGCAGCGGCGGCTGACGGTGACCGGCACCGCGCTGTCACCGGAGTTCATCTATACGCTGGGCCCCGGCGCGCTGATGCCCGACAACCTGTCCTTTGGCATCATCTGGATGCGGCGGGAGGAGGCGGAGGCCGCCTATGACATGGCGGGCGCCTTCAATGACCTGACGCTGAAGACCGCCCGCGGGGTGCAGGAGGAGGAGGTGATCGCGCGGCTGGATCAGCTTCTGGAACCCTATGGCGGGCAGGGCGCGGTGGGGCGGGCGCAGCACGGCTCGCACGCGATTGTCGATGCGGAGATCAGCCAGATGAAGGGCACCGCGATGGTGCTGCCGCCGATCTTCTTCGGCATCTCGGCGTTTCTGGTCAGCATGGTGATGAGCCGGATCGTGGCGCTGGAGCGCAGCGAGATCGGCCTGCTGAAGGCGGTGGGCTATTCCGATGCGGAGGTCTGCCTGCATTACCTGATGCTGGCGGCGCTGGTGGCGCTGGCGGGAATTGCGATCGGCTGGGCTGCGGGCACCTGGCTGGCGCAGCTTATGGCGCACCAGTATGCGCGGTTCTTCGACTTTCCCTTCCTGATCTACCGGGTGTCGGCCTGGGCCTATGCGCTGTCGGCGCTGGCGGCGCTGCTGACCACCACCGCAGGCGCGGCGCGCGCTGCGCTGCGGGCGGCGCGGCTGGCGCCGGCGGTGGCGATGCAGCCGCCCGCGCCGCCGCGGTTCAAGCATTCGGTGGCGGACCGGGTGATGCGGGAGCTGCGGCTGTCGCAGCCTGCCATCATGATCCTGCGCAGCCTGCTGCGCTGGCCCTTGCGCAGCGCGATGACGGGGCTGGGGCTGGCGCTGGCGGTGGCCTCGGTGGTGGCGTCGTCCTTCTTTGCGGATGCGCTGGACGAGATCATCGACACCGCGTTTTACCAGAGCAACCGGCAGGATGCGGTGGTGATGTTCACCGAGGATCAGCCGGAAAGCGTGCTGGAGGAGATCCGCGCCCTGCCCGGTGTCCTGCAGGCGGAGGGGCAGCAGTACGCGGCGGCCATCCTGCGGCACGGGGCGCGGATGAAGCGGGTGACGATCGAGGCGCGGGTGCCGGACCCGGATCTGAGCCGGGTGGTGGCCAGCGACGGCAGCGTCGCCAATGCGGGCCCCGGCGGCATCCTGCTGAGCGAGCGGCTGGCGGCGCAGCTGGGCGCGGTGCCTGGAACGCTGGTGGAGGTGCAGTTCACCAGCGGCCGGCGCGAAACCCGGCAGCTGCCGGTCACCGGCACGGTCAAGCAGTATTTCGGTCTGGGCGCCTATATGGATCACGCCAGCCTGAACGCGCTGTTCCGGCAGGCGCCGCAGTATTCCGCCGCCAGCATTGCCATCGACCCCAACCGCCAGGACGCGCTGTTCACCCGGCTGAAGGCGCTGCCGGCGGTGGCCGGGGTGCCGGTGATGACGGACATGCGCCGGTCGTTCCGGGAGGTCATCGCGCAGCAGGTGACCGTGATGAACACGCTTTACATCACCATTGCGGTGCTGATCACCATCGGCGTCGCCTACAACGGCGCCCGCATCCAGCTGTCGGAGCGCGCCCGCGAGCTGGCCAGCCTGCGCATCCTGGGATTTTCGCGGCGCGAGGTTTCCTTCATCCTGGCGGGGGAGATGATGCTGCTGGCGCTGTTGGCGCAGCCGCCGGGCTTGCTGATCGGTGCGGCGATCGCGCGGCTGGCGGTGGAGAACTTTTCCAGCGACGTTTACACCATCCCGCTGGTGCTGGAGCCTGCGGCCTTTGCCAGTGCCAGCCTGATCGTGCTGGCGGCGGCGCTGTGCTCGGTGCTGATCGTGCGGCGGCGGCTGGACCGGATGGACCTTGTGGCAGTGATGAAAACCAGGGAGTAA
- a CDS encoding ABC transporter ATP-binding protein: protein MADPVFTMKGVTKVYDTGGAKVHALAGVDLELPGGELAVLLGPSGSGKSTLLNILGGLDHVTDGRVWFRDLELTAMRDRELTRYRRDHVGFIFQFYNLVPSLTARENVQLVTDVARDPMPAAEALELVGLGHRMDHFPAEMSGGEQQRVAIARAIAKRPGVLLCDEPTGALDSKTGIQVLEALHQINRDFGTATVVITHNADIQKIAHRVIYFQDGRISRIQENTTRLAPADISW, encoded by the coding sequence GTGGCGGATCCCGTCTTTACCATGAAGGGTGTGACCAAGGTCTATGACACCGGCGGCGCCAAGGTGCATGCGCTGGCGGGTGTCGATCTGGAGCTGCCCGGCGGCGAGCTGGCGGTGCTGCTTGGCCCCTCCGGCAGCGGCAAGTCTACGCTGCTGAACATCCTGGGCGGGCTGGATCATGTGACGGACGGGCGGGTCTGGTTCCGCGATCTGGAGCTGACCGCGATGCGGGACCGGGAGCTGACCCGCTACCGGCGCGACCATGTCGGCTTTATCTTCCAGTTCTACAATCTGGTGCCCAGCCTGACGGCGCGCGAGAACGTGCAGCTGGTGACCGATGTGGCGCGCGACCCGATGCCCGCCGCCGAGGCGCTGGAGCTGGTGGGGCTGGGGCACCGGATGGACCACTTCCCGGCGGAGATGTCGGGCGGCGAGCAGCAGCGGGTGGCGATTGCCCGCGCCATTGCCAAGCGCCCCGGGGTGCTGCTGTGCGACGAGCCGACCGGCGCGCTGGACAGCAAGACCGGCATTCAGGTGCTGGAGGCGCTGCACCAGATCAACCGCGACTTCGGCACCGCGACGGTGGTGATCACCCATAACGCCGACATTCAGAAGATCGCCCACCGGGTGATCTACTTTCAGGACGGGCGGATCAGCCGCATCCAGGAAAACACCACGCGGCTGGCGCCCGCGGACATCAGCTGGTGA
- a CDS encoding MarR family winged helix-turn-helix transcriptional regulator, whose translation MDQTARIPELISRLARLDAGESWAAELNPAQRAALDYLSRANRFSRSPSHVAAYLGSTRGTISQTLKALAQKGYVEEERCDTDKRVIRFALTARGAEATALPRALADAAAALPPADRTALQAALEQILGRMIAQNGGQPFGLCRACRHFAPDGPGGFCRLLAEPLSPEDTRKICHEQVPA comes from the coding sequence ATGGACCAGACCGCCCGCATCCCCGAGCTGATCAGCCGCCTCGCCCGCCTCGACGCCGGCGAAAGCTGGGCGGCAGAGCTGAACCCGGCGCAGCGGGCCGCGCTGGACTATCTCTCCCGCGCCAACCGGTTTTCCCGCAGCCCCTCGCACGTGGCCGCCTATCTTGGCAGCACCCGCGGCACCATCTCGCAAACGCTCAAGGCACTGGCGCAGAAGGGCTATGTTGAGGAGGAGCGCTGCGACACCGACAAGCGGGTGATCCGCTTTGCCCTGACCGCCAGGGGCGCAGAGGCGACCGCCCTGCCCCGCGCGCTGGCAGACGCCGCAGCGGCCCTGCCCCCGGCGGACCGGACCGCGCTGCAGGCGGCGCTGGAACAGATCCTGGGCCGCATGATCGCGCAGAACGGCGGCCAGCCCTTCGGCCTTTGCCGCGCCTGCAGGCATTTCGCGCCGGACGGTCCGGGCGGCTTCTGCCGCCTGCTGGCGGAGCCGCTGTCGCCCGAAGACACCCGCAAGATCTGCCACGAACAGGTGCCCGCATGA
- a CDS encoding MOSC domain-containing protein, which produces MTPTPPASRIAGLFLGSVAARWPGRPPSAIAKTRTDGPQQITELGFTGDAQADPQNHGGPDKAIHQYPSDHYPQWMAEGQMPEDTVPAAFGENIAALGMTETNLCIGDILRLGTAVVQISQGRQPCWKVSQHTGNPRMAYLFQKTGRTGWYYRVLEPGQAETGSAITLIGRLHPDWSVERVTRLRLSRKATAPEAAALAQLPELAEGWRQAFARMAEGDTAEDTSARLLGN; this is translated from the coding sequence ATGACCCCAACGCCCCCCGCGTCCCGCATCGCCGGGCTGTTCCTCGGCTCGGTCGCCGCGCGCTGGCCCGGCCGCCCGCCCTCTGCCATCGCCAAGACCCGCACGGACGGCCCGCAGCAGATCACCGAACTGGGCTTTACCGGCGACGCCCAGGCCGACCCGCAAAATCACGGCGGCCCCGACAAGGCGATCCACCAGTACCCCTCGGACCACTATCCGCAGTGGATGGCCGAGGGCCAGATGCCGGAGGACACCGTCCCCGCCGCCTTTGGCGAAAACATCGCGGCGCTGGGAATGACAGAAACCAATCTCTGCATTGGCGACATCCTGCGGCTGGGCACGGCGGTGGTGCAGATCAGCCAGGGCCGCCAGCCCTGCTGGAAGGTCAGCCAGCACACCGGTAACCCCAGGATGGCCTATCTGTTTCAGAAGACCGGCCGCACCGGCTGGTACTACCGGGTGCTGGAGCCGGGCCAGGCGGAGACCGGCAGCGCCATCACCCTGATCGGCCGCCTGCACCCGGACTGGAGCGTCGAACGCGTCACCCGCCTCCGCCTCAGCCGCAAGGCCACCGCGCCGGAGGCCGCGGCGCTGGCGCAATTGCCCGAACTGGCGGAGGGCTGGCGCCAGGCCTTTGCCCGCATGGCAGAGGGCGACACGGCAGAGGACACCAGCGCCCGGCTGCTCGGCAACTGA
- a CDS encoding aspartate aminotransferase family protein → MLKNDQLDQWDRENFFHPSTHLAQHARGESPNRVIKTASGVFIEDRDGNRLLDAFAGLYCVNVGYGRQEIAEAIADQARELAYYHSYVGHGTEASITLAKMILDRAPANMSKVYFGLGGSDANETNVKLIWYYNNILGRPEKKKIISRWRGYHGSGLVTGSLTGLELFHKKFDLPVEQVIHTEAPYYFRRADLDQSEEQFVAHCASELEALIEREGADTIAAFIGEPVLGTGGIVPPPAGYWEAIQAVLRKHDILLVADEVVTGFGRLGSMFGSDHYGIEADIITIAKGLTSAYAPLSGSIVSDKVWKVLEQGTDENGPIGHGWTYSAHPIGAAAGVANLKLIDELNLVSNAGEVGAYLNATMAEALAGHAHVGDVRGEGMLCAVEFVKDKDSRTFFDAADKIGPQISAKLLEQDKVIARAMPQGDILGFAPPFCLTRAEADQVVAATVRAVQAVLG, encoded by the coding sequence ATGCTGAAGAACGACCAGCTTGACCAGTGGGACCGTGAGAACTTCTTTCATCCCTCCACCCATCTGGCGCAGCACGCCCGCGGCGAAAGCCCGAACCGGGTCATCAAGACCGCCTCCGGCGTGTTCATCGAGGACCGCGACGGCAACAGGCTGCTGGACGCCTTTGCCGGGCTTTACTGCGTGAACGTAGGCTATGGCCGCCAGGAGATTGCCGAGGCCATCGCAGATCAGGCACGGGAACTGGCCTATTACCATTCCTATGTCGGGCATGGCACCGAGGCCTCGATCACGCTGGCCAAGATGATCCTGGACCGGGCACCTGCGAATATGTCCAAGGTCTATTTCGGCCTTGGCGGCTCGGACGCGAATGAGACCAACGTCAAGCTGATCTGGTATTACAACAACATCCTGGGCCGGCCGGAGAAGAAGAAGATCATCTCGCGCTGGCGCGGCTATCACGGGTCGGGGCTGGTCACCGGCTCGCTGACCGGGCTGGAGCTGTTTCACAAGAAGTTCGACCTGCCGGTGGAACAGGTCATTCACACCGAGGCGCCTTACTATTTCCGCCGCGCGGATCTGGACCAAAGCGAGGAACAGTTCGTGGCCCATTGCGCGTCGGAGCTGGAGGCGCTGATCGAACGCGAGGGCGCGGATACCATCGCGGCCTTCATCGGCGAGCCGGTGCTGGGCACCGGCGGCATCGTGCCGCCGCCCGCGGGGTACTGGGAGGCCATTCAGGCCGTGCTGAGGAAGCATGACATTCTGCTGGTGGCCGATGAGGTTGTGACCGGCTTCGGGCGTCTCGGCTCGATGTTCGGCTCGGATCATTACGGGATCGAGGCGGATATCATCACCATAGCCAAGGGCCTCACCTCGGCCTATGCGCCGCTGAGTGGCTCCATCGTCTCGGACAAGGTGTGGAAGGTGCTGGAGCAGGGGACCGACGAGAACGGCCCGATCGGCCATGGCTGGACCTATTCGGCGCACCCGATCGGGGCGGCGGCGGGGGTTGCGAACCTCAAGCTGATTGATGAGCTGAACCTTGTCAGCAATGCGGGCGAAGTGGGGGCCTATCTGAATGCCACCATGGCGGAAGCGCTGGCGGGCCATGCCCATGTGGGCGATGTGCGCGGCGAGGGGATGCTGTGCGCGGTGGAGTTCGTGAAGGACAAGGACAGCCGCACGTTCTTTGATGCCGCGGACAAGATCGGGCCGCAGATCTCGGCCAAGCTCTTGGAGCAGGACAAGGTCATCGCGCGAGCCATGCCGCAGGGCGATATCCTGGGCTTTGCGCCGCCGTTCTGCCTGACGCGGGCAGAGGCCGATCAGGTGGTTGCGGCCACTGTGCGGGCGGTTCAGGCCGTGCTGGGCTGA